The Tenrec ecaudatus isolate mTenEca1 chromosome 7, mTenEca1.hap1, whole genome shotgun sequence genome window below encodes:
- the ZNF76 gene encoding zinc finger protein 76 isoform X2, with protein sequence MESLGLPTVTLSDGTTAYIQQAVKGEKLLEGQMIQLEDGTTAYIHQVTVQKESLSFEEGQPVQLEDGSTAYIHRTPKEGYDPNALEAVLLEDGSTAYIHHPAVPADGTILAVQAEVGLGDLAAEDGEGFSADTVVALEQYASKVLHDSQAPHNGKGQQVGDRAFRCGYKGCGRLYTTAHHLKVHERAHTGDRPYRCDFPSCGKAFATGYGLKSHVRTHTGEKPYKCPEELCSKAFKTSGDLQKHVRTHTGERPFRCPFEGCGRSFTTSNIRKVHVRTHTGERPYTCPEPHCGRGFTSATNYKNHVRIHTGEKPYVCTVPGCGKRFTEYSSLYKHHVVHTHCKPYTCSTCGKTYRQTSTLAMHKRSAHGELEATEETASAAEESPLPKQPPVAYLSEVKEEGDDISAQVAMVTEEDGAPQVALITQDGAQQVSLSPEDLQALGSAISMVTQHGGTTLTIPSHDNELVTPGTHTVTMVSADGTQTQPVTIITSGAVVAEDPSVASLHHQQVALLATANGTHIAVQLEEQQTLEEAISVATAAMQQGAMTLEMAASESGC encoded by the exons GAGAGAAGCTGCTTGAAGGGCAGATGATCCAGCTGGAGGACGGGACCACTGCATACATTCACCAAGTGACCGTGCAGAAAG AGTCCCTGTCCTTCGAGGAGGGCCAGCCTGTGCAACTGGAAGACGGCAGCACGGCCTACATCCACCGCACCCCCAAAG AGGGCTATGACCCCAACGCCCTGGAAGCCGTTCTGCTGGAGGACGGTTCCACCGCCTATATCCACCACCCCGCGGTGCCCGCGGATGGCACCATCCTGGCTGTACAGGCAGAGGTGGGCCTGGGGGACCTGGCTGCAGAGGATGGCGAGGGCTTCAGTGCAGACACCGTGGTGGCCCTGGAGCAGTATGCCAGCAAG GTTCTGCACGACAGCCAGGCCCCCCACAATGGCAAAGGGCAGCAGGTGGGGGACCGAGCTTTCCGTTGCGGCTACAAGGGCTGTGGACGCCTCTACACCACTGCTCACCACTTAAAG GTGCATGAGCGTGCTCATACTGGGGACCGTCCCTACAGGTGTGACTTCCCCAGCTGTGGGAAGGCCTTTGCCACAG GGTACGGGCTGAAGAGCCACGTGCGCACCCACACTGGTGAGAAGCCATACAAGTGCCCCGAGGAGCTGTGCAGCAAGGCCTTCAAGACCTCGGGCGACCTGCAGAAGCACGTGCGCACCCACACCG GTGAACGCCCTTTCCGGTGCCCCTTTGAGGGCTGCGGTCGCTCCTTCACCACCTCGAACATCCGCAAGGTGCACGTGCGCACGCACACAGGCGAGCGGCCCTACACCTGCCCCGAGCCCCACTGTGGCCGAGGCTTCACCAGTGCCACCAACTACAAGAACCACGTGCGCATTCACACAG GGGAGAAGCCATATGTTTGCACGGTGCCAGGCTGTGGGAAGCGCTTCACGGAGTACTCAAGCCTGTACAAGCACCACGTGGTGCACACACACTGCAAGCCCTACACCTGCAGCACCTGCGGCAAGACCTACCGGCAGACATCCACCCTGGCCATGCACAAGCGCAGCGCCCATGGCGAGCTGGAGGCCACGGAGGAGA CCGCCTCTGCAGCTGAGGAGAGCCCGCTGCCCAAGCAGCCCCCGGTCGCGTACCTCTCCGAGGTAAAGGAAGAAGGCGACGACATCTCGGCCCAGGTGGCCATGGTGACGGAGGAGGATGGGGCCCCCCAGGTGGCCCTGATCACTCAGGATGGTGCCCAGCAG GTCAGCCTTTCCCCTGAAGACCTGCAGGCCTTGGGGAGTGCCATCAGTATGGTGACCCAGCACGGAGGCACCACCCTCACCATCCCCAGTCATGACAACGAACTTGTCACACCTGGCACACATACGGTCACCATGGTCAGCGCCGATGGCACCCAGACACAGCCC GTCACAATTATTACctctggagcagtggtggctgaagACCCCAGTGTGGCGTCCCTTCATCACCAGCAGGTGGCGCTGTTGGCTACGGCCAATGGGACGCACATTGCTGTGCAG CTGGAGGAGCAGCAGACCTTAGAGGAGGCCATCAGCGTGGCCACCGCTGCCATGCAGCAAGGGGCCATGACCCTGGAGATGGCAGCATCGGAGAGCGGCTGCTGA
- the ZNF76 gene encoding zinc finger protein 76 isoform X1 has protein sequence MESLGLPTVTLSDGTTAYIQQAVKGEKLLEGQMIQLEDGTTAYIHQVTVQKESLSFEEGQPVQLEDGSTAYIHRTPKEGYDPNALEAVLLEDGSTAYIHHPAVPADGTILAVQAEVGLGDLAAEDGEGFSADTVVALEQYASKVLHDSQAPHNGKGQQVGDRAFRCGYKGCGRLYTTAHHLKVHERAHTGDRPYRCDFPSCGKAFATGYGLKSHVRTHTGEKPYKCPEELCSKAFKTSGDLQKHVRTHTGERPFRCPFEGCGRSFTTSNIRKVHVRTHTGERPYTCPEPHCGRGFTSATNYKNHVRIHTGEKPYVCTVPGCGKRFTEYSSLYKHHVVHTHCKPYTCSTCGKTYRQTSTLAMHKRSAHGELEATEESEQALYEQQQLGAASAAEESPLPKQPPVAYLSEVKEEGDDISAQVAMVTEEDGAPQVALITQDGAQQVSLSPEDLQALGSAISMVTQHGGTTLTIPSHDNELVTPGTHTVTMVSADGTQTQPVTIITSGAVVAEDPSVASLHHQQVALLATANGTHIAVQLEEQQTLEEAISVATAAMQQGAMTLEMAASESGC, from the exons GAGAGAAGCTGCTTGAAGGGCAGATGATCCAGCTGGAGGACGGGACCACTGCATACATTCACCAAGTGACCGTGCAGAAAG AGTCCCTGTCCTTCGAGGAGGGCCAGCCTGTGCAACTGGAAGACGGCAGCACGGCCTACATCCACCGCACCCCCAAAG AGGGCTATGACCCCAACGCCCTGGAAGCCGTTCTGCTGGAGGACGGTTCCACCGCCTATATCCACCACCCCGCGGTGCCCGCGGATGGCACCATCCTGGCTGTACAGGCAGAGGTGGGCCTGGGGGACCTGGCTGCAGAGGATGGCGAGGGCTTCAGTGCAGACACCGTGGTGGCCCTGGAGCAGTATGCCAGCAAG GTTCTGCACGACAGCCAGGCCCCCCACAATGGCAAAGGGCAGCAGGTGGGGGACCGAGCTTTCCGTTGCGGCTACAAGGGCTGTGGACGCCTCTACACCACTGCTCACCACTTAAAG GTGCATGAGCGTGCTCATACTGGGGACCGTCCCTACAGGTGTGACTTCCCCAGCTGTGGGAAGGCCTTTGCCACAG GGTACGGGCTGAAGAGCCACGTGCGCACCCACACTGGTGAGAAGCCATACAAGTGCCCCGAGGAGCTGTGCAGCAAGGCCTTCAAGACCTCGGGCGACCTGCAGAAGCACGTGCGCACCCACACCG GTGAACGCCCTTTCCGGTGCCCCTTTGAGGGCTGCGGTCGCTCCTTCACCACCTCGAACATCCGCAAGGTGCACGTGCGCACGCACACAGGCGAGCGGCCCTACACCTGCCCCGAGCCCCACTGTGGCCGAGGCTTCACCAGTGCCACCAACTACAAGAACCACGTGCGCATTCACACAG GGGAGAAGCCATATGTTTGCACGGTGCCAGGCTGTGGGAAGCGCTTCACGGAGTACTCAAGCCTGTACAAGCACCACGTGGTGCACACACACTGCAAGCCCTACACCTGCAGCACCTGCGGCAAGACCTACCGGCAGACATCCACCCTGGCCATGCACAAGCGCAGCGCCCATGGCGAGCTGGAGGCCACGGAGGAGAGTGAGCAGGCGCTTTACGAGCAGCAGCAGCTCGGCG CCGCCTCTGCAGCTGAGGAGAGCCCGCTGCCCAAGCAGCCCCCGGTCGCGTACCTCTCCGAGGTAAAGGAAGAAGGCGACGACATCTCGGCCCAGGTGGCCATGGTGACGGAGGAGGATGGGGCCCCCCAGGTGGCCCTGATCACTCAGGATGGTGCCCAGCAG GTCAGCCTTTCCCCTGAAGACCTGCAGGCCTTGGGGAGTGCCATCAGTATGGTGACCCAGCACGGAGGCACCACCCTCACCATCCCCAGTCATGACAACGAACTTGTCACACCTGGCACACATACGGTCACCATGGTCAGCGCCGATGGCACCCAGACACAGCCC GTCACAATTATTACctctggagcagtggtggctgaagACCCCAGTGTGGCGTCCCTTCATCACCAGCAGGTGGCGCTGTTGGCTACGGCCAATGGGACGCACATTGCTGTGCAG CTGGAGGAGCAGCAGACCTTAGAGGAGGCCATCAGCGTGGCCACCGCTGCCATGCAGCAAGGGGCCATGACCCTGGAGATGGCAGCATCGGAGAGCGGCTGCTGA
- the ZNF76 gene encoding zinc finger protein 76 isoform X3, with protein MESLGLPTVTLSDGTTAYIQQAVKGEKLLEGQMIQLEDGTTAYIHQVTVQKESLSFEEGQPVQLEDGSTAYIHRTPKEGYDPNALEAVLLEDGSTAYIHHPAVPADGTILAVQAEVGLGDLAAEDGEGFSADTVVALEQYASKVLHDSQAPHNGKGQQVGDRAFRCGYKGCGRLYTTAHHLKVHERAHTGDRPYRCDFPSCGKAFATGYGLKSHVRTHTGEKPYKCPEELCSKAFKTSGDLQKHVRTHTGERPFRCPFEGCGRSFTTSNIRKVHVRTHTGERPYTCPEPHCGRGFTSATNYKNHVRIHTGEKPYVCTVPGCGKRFTEYSSLYKHHVVHTHCKPYTCSTCGKTYRQTSTLAMHKRSAHGELEATEESEQALYEQQQLGAASAAEESPLPKQPPVAYLSEVKEEGDDISAQVAMVTEEDGAPQVALITQDGAQQVTIITSGAVVAEDPSVASLHHQQVALLATANGTHIAVQLEEQQTLEEAISVATAAMQQGAMTLEMAASESGC; from the exons GAGAGAAGCTGCTTGAAGGGCAGATGATCCAGCTGGAGGACGGGACCACTGCATACATTCACCAAGTGACCGTGCAGAAAG AGTCCCTGTCCTTCGAGGAGGGCCAGCCTGTGCAACTGGAAGACGGCAGCACGGCCTACATCCACCGCACCCCCAAAG AGGGCTATGACCCCAACGCCCTGGAAGCCGTTCTGCTGGAGGACGGTTCCACCGCCTATATCCACCACCCCGCGGTGCCCGCGGATGGCACCATCCTGGCTGTACAGGCAGAGGTGGGCCTGGGGGACCTGGCTGCAGAGGATGGCGAGGGCTTCAGTGCAGACACCGTGGTGGCCCTGGAGCAGTATGCCAGCAAG GTTCTGCACGACAGCCAGGCCCCCCACAATGGCAAAGGGCAGCAGGTGGGGGACCGAGCTTTCCGTTGCGGCTACAAGGGCTGTGGACGCCTCTACACCACTGCTCACCACTTAAAG GTGCATGAGCGTGCTCATACTGGGGACCGTCCCTACAGGTGTGACTTCCCCAGCTGTGGGAAGGCCTTTGCCACAG GGTACGGGCTGAAGAGCCACGTGCGCACCCACACTGGTGAGAAGCCATACAAGTGCCCCGAGGAGCTGTGCAGCAAGGCCTTCAAGACCTCGGGCGACCTGCAGAAGCACGTGCGCACCCACACCG GTGAACGCCCTTTCCGGTGCCCCTTTGAGGGCTGCGGTCGCTCCTTCACCACCTCGAACATCCGCAAGGTGCACGTGCGCACGCACACAGGCGAGCGGCCCTACACCTGCCCCGAGCCCCACTGTGGCCGAGGCTTCACCAGTGCCACCAACTACAAGAACCACGTGCGCATTCACACAG GGGAGAAGCCATATGTTTGCACGGTGCCAGGCTGTGGGAAGCGCTTCACGGAGTACTCAAGCCTGTACAAGCACCACGTGGTGCACACACACTGCAAGCCCTACACCTGCAGCACCTGCGGCAAGACCTACCGGCAGACATCCACCCTGGCCATGCACAAGCGCAGCGCCCATGGCGAGCTGGAGGCCACGGAGGAGAGTGAGCAGGCGCTTTACGAGCAGCAGCAGCTCGGCG CCGCCTCTGCAGCTGAGGAGAGCCCGCTGCCCAAGCAGCCCCCGGTCGCGTACCTCTCCGAGGTAAAGGAAGAAGGCGACGACATCTCGGCCCAGGTGGCCATGGTGACGGAGGAGGATGGGGCCCCCCAGGTGGCCCTGATCACTCAGGATGGTGCCCAGCAG GTCACAATTATTACctctggagcagtggtggctgaagACCCCAGTGTGGCGTCCCTTCATCACCAGCAGGTGGCGCTGTTGGCTACGGCCAATGGGACGCACATTGCTGTGCAG CTGGAGGAGCAGCAGACCTTAGAGGAGGCCATCAGCGTGGCCACCGCTGCCATGCAGCAAGGGGCCATGACCCTGGAGATGGCAGCATCGGAGAGCGGCTGCTGA